From Salvelinus namaycush isolate Seneca chromosome 27, SaNama_1.0, whole genome shotgun sequence, the proteins below share one genomic window:
- the LOC120022494 gene encoding chromodomain-helicase-DNA-binding protein 4-like isoform X6, whose translation MSGSEDDRDDFGAPEDRSLMQDEEEEMSESEAPKVKKKKAKKSRENKSSKRRTSRREDVPMSSPEPMETPEVDRDEERAAPRSDSEGSDYNPGKKKKKNRGSTSKEKKRSSTSTDRNGGGKDKRKDPEPEEEEDEDDDDDSLEPKTSSQLLDDWGMEDIDHVFSDEDYRSLTNYKAFSQYVRPLIAAKNPKIAVSKMMMVLGAKWREFSTNNPLRGSAAATAALAAANVSAAVESMVAEVAPAPVAEPQAPVAPPLKKAKTKEGKGPNARKKSRPTPKPAEKKKVATKKVAPLKIKLGGFNSKRKRSSSEEDEPDVESDFDDASMNSVSVSDGSNSRSSRSKKPKSKPKKKKGLYSAVEEDGDGYETDHQDYCEVCQQGGEIILCDTCPRAYHMVCLDPDMENAPEGTWSCPHCEKEGKQWEAREEGSEEEEEEVEAEPEEDDHHMEFCRVCKDGGELLCCDSCPSSYHIHCLNPPLPEIPNGEWICPRCTCPPMKGKVQKILTWRWGDPPPPTPIPRPPDLPADQPDPAPLAGRPEREFFAKWSNMSYWHCSWVSELQLELHCQVMFRNYQRKNDMDEPPSVDFGEGDEEKSTKRKAKDPLYAKMEEKYYRFGIKIAWMMIHRILNHSQDKKNNVHYLIKWKDLAYDQATWEAEDMDIPEFDVFRQQYWNHRELMMGDEGKPGKKIKVKGKTKRMDRPPENPVVDPTIKFERQPDYIDSTGGNLHPYQLEGLNWLRFSWAQGTDTILADEMGLGKTVQTAVFLYSLYKEGHSKGPFLVSAPLSTIINWEREFEMWAPDMYVVTYVGDKDSRAVIRENEFSFENNAIRGGKRASKMKKDSSVKFHVLLTSYELITIDMAILGSIDWACLVVDEAHRLKNNQSKFFRVLNNYPLQHKLLLTGTPLQNNLEELFHLLNFLTPERFSNLEGFLEEFADIAKEDQIKKLHDMLGPHMLRRLKADVFKHMPSKTELIVRVELSPMQKKYYKFILTRNFEALNTRSGGNQVSLLNVVMDLKKCCNHPYLFPVAAMEAPKMPNGMYDGSALTKSAGKLTLMQKMMRKLKDGGHRVLIFSQMTKMLDLLEDFLENEGYKYERIDGSITGGMRQEAIDRFNAPGALQFAFLLSTRAGGLGINLATADTVIIYDSDWNPHNDIQAFSRAHRIGQNKKVMIYRFVTKASVEERITQVAKKKMMLTHLVVRPGLGSKTGSMSKQELDDILKFGTEELFKDELGKGDKEGENKEEDSQVIHYDDMAVDRLLDRNQESETPEETEIGSMNEYLGSFKVAQYVVKDEEEAEEEVQREIIKQEESVDPDYWEKLLRHHYEQQQEDLARNLGKGKRIRKQVNYNDGSQEDRGSRRDWQDDQSDNNSDYSVASEEGDEDFDERAEANSRRPNRKGMRGDRDKPLPPLLARVGGNIEVLGFNVRQRKAFLNAVMRYGMPPQDAFTTQWLVRDLRGKSEKEFKAYVSLFMRHLCEPGADGAETFADGVPREGLSRQHVLTRIGVMSLIRKKVQEFEHVNGQWSMPWMMELEESKKAAAAAAAGARPDSPGKTPSTGTPADTQPNTPATAPKTPSTGTPADTQPNTPAPADDPSKTEDATKDGEKEEKKDGEVEKEESRKTEDPEVNAIPDKEEKTPSPEPKEKDEDEPMETDKPANGEAEKEKDGETAEKSAQGEEETKSPAAEAKMDVSEVKSEDSEAKAEEKKEKTEKMDTTPASEEKKEQKEEKDGAKAEELAKLQNGDSVKEVVAAGVSEEKKKAKTRFMFNIADGGFTELHSLWQNEERAATVTKKTNEIWHRRHDYWLLAGIIQHGYARWQDIQNDVKYAILNEPFKAEMNRGNFLEIKNKFLARRFKLLEQALVIEEQLRRAAYLNMSEDPSHPSMALNTRFSEVECLAESHQHLSKESMSGNKPANAVLHKVLKQLEELLSDMKADVTRLPATIARIPPVAVRLQMSERNILSRLASRGPEPQPQQPQLSQQ comes from the exons ATGTCTGGAAGCGAGGACGATAGGGATGATTTTGGAGCCCCAGAGGACCGGTCTCTAATGCAAG atgaggaagaggagatgTCAGAGAGTGAGGCCCCGAAGGTGAAGAAGAAGAAGGCCAAGAAGAGCCGGGAGAACAAAAGCAGCAAGAGGCGGACCTCTCGCAGAGAG GATGTGCCTATGAGCTCCCCTGAGCCCATGGAGACCCCCGAGGTGGACAGGGACGAGGAGCGAGCGGCACCCCGCTCGGACAGCGAGGGCAGCGACTACAACCcggggaagaagaagaagaagaacagggGGAGCACCTCCAAGGAGAAGAAAAGGAGCAGCACCAGCACTGACAGAAACGGCGGAGGAAAGGACAAGAGGAAGGACCCTGAacctgaggaagaggaggatgaggacgaTGACGACGATAGCTTG GAGCCTAAGACGTCGTCCCAGCTCCTGGATGACTGGGGAATGGAGGACATTGACCACGTCTTCAGCGACGAGGACTACCGCTCCCTCACCAACTACAAGGCCTTCAGCCAATATGTCAG ACCACTCATCGCGGCCAAGAACCCCAAGATCGCCGTGTCCAAGATGATGATGGTACTGGGTGCCAAGTGGCGTGAGTTCAGCACCAACAATCCCCTGAGAGGCTCCGCCGCCGCCACTGCCGCCTTGGCCGCCGCCAACGTGTCTGCCGCAGTGGAGAGCATGGTGGCGGAGGTCGCTCCCGCCCCGGTCGCCGAGCCCCAGGCACCGGTCGCCCCGCCTCTGAAAAAGGCCAAGACCAAAGAGGGCAAAGGTCCTAATGCTCGTAAGAAGTCCAGGCCCACCCCCAAGCCTGCAGAGAAGAAGAAAGTGGCTACAAAGAAGGTAGCTCCGCTCAAGATCAAACTAGGAGGCTTCAACAGCAAGAGGAAACGCTCCTCG AGTGAAGAGGATGAGCCTGACGTGGAGAGTGACTTTGACGACGCCAGCATGAACAGCGTGTCCGTGTCGGACGGCTCCAACAGCCGCAGCAGCCGCTCCAAGAAGCCCAAGAGCAAGCCCAAGAAGAAGAAGGGTCTGTactctgcag TCGAGGAGGACGGTGACGGATATGAGACAGACCACCAGGACTACTGTGAGGTGTGCCAGCAGGGAGGGGAGATCATTCTGTGCGACACCTGTCCCAGGGCCTACCACATGGTGTGTCTGGACCCCGACATGGAGAACGCCCCAGAGGGCACCTGGAGCTGCCCACACTGC GAGAAGGAGGGCAAACAGTGGGAGGCGCGGGAGGAGGGctcagaagaagaggaggaggaggtggaggcagAGCCGGAGGAGGATGACCACCACATGGAGTTCTGCAGGGTGTGTAAGGACGGTGGCGAGCTGCTCTGCTGCGACTCCTGTCCCTCCTCCTACCACATCCACTGTCTCAACCCGCCCCTGCCTGAGATCCCCAACGGAGAGTGGATCTGCCCACGCTGCACT TGTCCACCCATGAAGGGCAAGGTGCAGAAGATTCTGACGTGGCGCTGGGGCGACCCCCCTCCGCCCACGCCCATCCCCCGCCCCCCAGACCTCCCGGCTGACCAGCCTGACCCCGCCCCTCTGGCCGGGCGCCCTGAGAGGGAGTTCTTCGCCAAGTGGAGCAACATGTCCTACTGGCACTGCTCCTGGGTGTCTGAGCTGCAG TTGGAGCTGCACTGTCAGGTGATGTTCAGGAACTACCAGAGGAAGAACGACATGGACGAGCCTCCTTCAGTAGACTTTGGCGAGGGCGACGAGGAAAAGAGCACGAAGAGGAAGGCCAAGGACCCGCTCTACGCCAAGATGGAGGAGAAGTACTACCGCTTCGGCATCAAGATCGCCTGGATGATGATTCACCGCATCCTTAACCACAG TCAGGACAAGAAGAATAACGTACACTACCTCATCAAGTGGAAAGACCTTGCCTACGACCAGGCCACCTGGGAGGCTGAGGACATGGACATCCCAGAGTTTGACGTCTTCAGACAGCAGTACTGGAACCACAG GGAGCTGATGATGGGCGACGAGGGTAAACCAGGGAAGAAGATCAAGGTGAAAGGCAAGACGAAGAGGATGGACCGGCCTCCTGAGAATCCTGTCGTTGAT CCCACCATCAAGTTTGAGCGGCAGCCTGATTACATAGACAGTACGGGGGGCAACCTGCACCCCTACCAGCTGGAGGGTCTCAACTGGCTGCGTTTCTCCTGGGCACAGGGCACAGACACTATTCTGGCTGACGAGATGGGACTGGGCAAGACTGTGCAGACTGCCGTGTTCCTCTACTCACTCTacaaagag GGTCACTCCAAGGGCCCGTTCCTGGTGAGCGCCCCCCTGTCTACCATCATTAACtgggagagagagtttgagatGTGGGCACCGGACATGTACGTGGTGACCTACGTAGGAGACAAGGACAGCAGAGCCGTCATCAGAGAGAACGAGTTCTCCTTCGAGAACAACGCCATCCGTGGAGGCAAGAGGGCTTCTAAGATGAAG AAAGACTCATCGGTGAAGTTCCATGTGCTGCTGACGTCCTATGAGTTGATCACCATCGACATGGCCATCCTAGGTTCCATAGATTGGGCCTGTCTGGTGGTCGATGAGGCCCACAGGCTCAAAAACAACCAGTCCAAG TTCTTCAGAGTGCTGAACAACTATCCTCTCCAGCACAAGCTGCTACTGACCGGTACACCTCTACAGAACAACCTGGAAGAGTTGTTCCACCTCCTCAACTTCCTCACGCCAGAGagattcag tAACCTGGAGGGTTTCCTGGAAGAGTTTGCTGACATTGCCAAAGAGGACCAGATCAAGAAGCTGCATGACATGCTGGGACCCCACATGCTCAGGAGACTGAAGGCTGACGTCTTCAAACACATGCCCTCCAAGACGGAGCTCATCGTCAGGGTGGAGCTCAGCCCCATGCAGAA GAAGTACTACAAATTCATCCTCACCCGTAACTTTGAGGCCCTGAACACGCGCAGTGGTGGAAATCAAGTATCCCTGCTCAACGTGGTGATGGACCTCAAGAAGTGCTGCAATCACCCCTACCTCTTCCCTGTGGCTGCCATG GAAGCCCCAAAGATGCCCAATGGGATGTACGACGGTAGCGCCCTCACTAAGTCTGCCGGGAAACTGACGCTAATGCAGAAGATGATGAGGAAGCTGAAAGACGGAGGGCACAGAGTACTCATCTTCTCTCAG ATGACCAAGATGCTTGACCTGCTGGAGGACTTCCTGGAGAACGAGGGCTACAAGTACGAGCGTATCGACGGCAGCATCACCGGGGGCATGAGACAGGAGGCCATCGACAGATTCAATG CTCCTGGAGCGCTGCAGTTTGCCTTCCTGCTGTCGACGAGAGCTGGAGGTCTGGGTATCAACCTGGCCACCGCCGACACAGTCATCATCTACGACTCCGACTGGAACCCTCACAACGACATCCAG GCGTTCAGCAGAGCTCACCGTATCGGACAGAACAAGAAGGTGATGATCTACCGCTTCGTCACAAAGGCCTCTGTGGAGGAGAGGATCACTCAG GTTGCCAAGAAGAAGATGATGTTGACCCACCTGGTGGTGCGTCCTGGTCTGGGCTCCAAGACGGGTTCCATGTCCAAACAGGAGCTGGACGACATCCTCAAGTTTGGCACGGAGGAGCTGTTCAAGGACGAGCTTGGAAAGGGGGACAAAGAAG GTGAGAACAAGGAGGAGGACAGCCAGGTGATCCACTATGATGACATGGCGGTGGACAGACTGCTGGACAGGAACCAGGAGTCCGAAACCCCGGAGGAAACGGAGATCGGGAGCATGAACGAGTACCTCGGTTCCTTCAAGGTGGCCCAGTACGTGGTCAAGGACGAGGAGGAGGCG GAGGAGGAAGTACAGAGGGAGATCATCAAGCAGGAGGAGAGTGTCGACCCAGACTACTGGGAGAAGCTGCTCAGGCACCACTATGAGCAGCAGCAGGAGGACCTGGCCCGCAACCTGGGCAAGGGCAAGCGCATCCGCAAGCAGGTCAACTACAACGACGGCTCCCAGGAGGACCGAGGTAGTAGACGAG ATTGGCAGGATGACCAATCGGACAACAACTCGGACTACTCTGTGGCCTCCGAGGAGGGCGACGAGGACTTTGATGAGCGGGCAGAAG CCAACTCTCGCAGACCCAACAGGAAAGGCATGCGGGGCGACAGGGACAAGCCGCTGCCCCCCCTGCTGGCCAGAGTGGGAGGCAACATTGAG GTGTTGGGCTTCAACGTTCGCCAGAGGAAGGCCTTCCTGAATGCAGTGATGCGTTATGGGATGCCTCCTCAGGACGCCTTCACCACCCAGTGGCTGGTCAGAGACCTGCGTGGGAAATCTGAGAAAGAGTTCAA GGCGTACGTCTCCCTTTTCATGAGGCACCTGTGCGAGCCCGGCGCCGACGGAGCCGAGACCTTTGCCGACGGCGTCCCCCGCGAAGGGTTGTCGCGGCAACACGTACTCACCCGCATCGGTGTGATGTCGCTGATCCGCAAGAAG GTCCAGGAGTTCGAGCACGTCAACGGCCAGTGGTCCATGCCCTGGATGATGGAGCTGGAGGAGAGTAAAAAGGCTgcggccgctgctgctgctggagCCCGCCCCGACTCCCCAGGGAAGACCCCCTCCACGGGCACGCCTGCAGACACGCAGCCCAACACGCCCGCCACAG CCCCCAAAACTCCCTCCACTGGCACACCCGCAGACACGCAACCCAACACGCCTGCCCCAG CAGACGATCCTTCGAAGACTGAGGACGCCACGAAGGATGgcgagaaagaggagaagaaagacggcgaggtggagaaggaggagtCCAGAAAGACGGAAGACCCAGAG GTCAATGCGATCCCCGATAAAGAGGAGAAGACTCCTTCCCCTGAACCAAAAGAGAAAGATGAAGACGAGCCCATGGAAACAGACAAGCCTGCCAACGGCGAGGCGGAAAAGGAGAAGGACGGCGAGACTGCAGAGAAGAGTGCTCAGGGAGAAGAGGAGACCAAGTCTCCAGCAGCAGAGGCCAAGATGGACGTGTCCGAGGTCAAATCGGAAGACTCCGAGGCCAAAG cagaagagaagaaagagaagacgGAGAAGATGGATACCACTCCTGCCTCAGAGGAAAAGAAAG AGCAAAAGGAGGAGAAGGATGGCGCGAAGGCGGAGGAGCTGGCCAAGCTGCAGAACGGGGACAGTGTGAAGGAGGTGGTGGCGGCCGGAGTCAGTGAGGAGAAGAAGAAAGCCAAGACGAGATTCATGTTCAACATCGCCGACGGAGGATTCACAG AGCTACACTCCTTGTGGCAGAACGAGGAGAGGGCTGCCACCGTCACCAAGAAGACCAACGAGATCTGGCACCGTCGCCATGACTACTGGCTTCTGGCTGGCATCATACA ACACGGCTACGCGCGTTGGCAGGACATTCAGAACGACGTGAAGTACGCCATCCTCAACGAGCCCTTCAAGGCTGAGATGAACCGAGGCAACTTCCTGGAGATAAAAAACAAGTTTCTGGCCAGGAGGTTCAAG CTGCTGGAGCAGGCCCTGGTGATCGAGGAGCAGCTGCGCCGGGCGGCCTACCTCAACATGTCGGAGGACCCTTCCCACCCCTCCATGGCCCTCAACACGCGCTTCAGCGAGGTGGAGTGTCTGGCCGAGTCCCACCAACACCTCAGCAAGGAGTCCATGTCGGGGAACAAGCCTGCCAACGCCGTTCTGCACAAAG tgCTGAAACAGCTGGAGGAGCTGCTCAGTGACATGAAAGCAGACGTGACCCGTCTCCCGGCAACCATCGCCCGGATACCCCCGGTCGCAGTGAGACTCCAGATGTCCGAGAGGAACATCCTCAGCCGCCTGGCCAGCAGAGGCCCCGAACCACAGCCTCAACAACCGCAG CTGTCACAACAGTAG